One region of Synechococcus elongatus PCC 11801 genomic DNA includes:
- the fumC gene encoding class II fumarate hydratase, which translates to MTETANQRRESDSMGEVLVPADRYWGAQTQRSLHYFSIGQDRMPIEVCHALAIAKKASALANRDLGVLSAEKADLIAQAADEIIAGQLDDHFPLYVWMTGSGTQANMNVNEVIANRAIEIAGGVLGSKTPIHPNDDVNRSQSSNDVFPTAMHIAAAQAIVRQLLPNIERLEQSLQTKVEEWQDIVKIGRTHLQDAVPLTLGQEFSGFVAMLADNRQRLQSSLQELYPLALGGTAVGTGLNAPKGFDVAVADYIAQFTGLPFVTAGNKFAQIGAHDAFVALSGSLRCLAVSLYKIANDIRLLACGPRCGLNELSLPANEPGSSIMPGKVNPTQCEALAMVAVQVMGYDAAVAFAGASGYLELNVYKPLMVYNVLESIRILSDASDNFRRFTVEGMTANTDQINTYLERSLMLVTALTPAIGYDQAAKVAKYAFEKNLSLKEACLELGCISAEEFDRWVDPAQLV; encoded by the coding sequence ATGACTGAGACTGCAAATCAACGCCGTGAAAGCGACAGTATGGGTGAGGTTCTGGTGCCCGCCGATCGCTATTGGGGGGCACAGACTCAGCGATCGCTGCACTACTTCTCCATCGGTCAAGACCGAATGCCGATTGAGGTCTGTCATGCTCTCGCGATCGCGAAGAAAGCATCTGCCCTTGCCAATCGGGATTTGGGTGTTTTATCAGCAGAGAAAGCTGATCTGATTGCTCAAGCTGCTGATGAAATTATTGCGGGCCAATTGGATGACCATTTTCCACTCTATGTCTGGATGACAGGCAGCGGCACGCAAGCCAACATGAATGTCAATGAGGTGATTGCTAATCGGGCGATTGAAATCGCCGGGGGTGTTCTTGGGAGTAAAACACCAATTCATCCCAATGATGATGTCAACCGATCACAGTCATCGAATGATGTTTTCCCCACTGCGATGCACATTGCAGCGGCTCAGGCGATCGTTCGACAACTCTTACCGAACATTGAGCGACTAGAACAAAGCCTTCAAACTAAAGTTGAGGAGTGGCAAGACATTGTCAAAATTGGCCGCACCCACTTGCAAGATGCAGTGCCATTAACGCTGGGACAAGAATTCTCAGGTTTTGTAGCGATGCTAGCCGATAATCGTCAGCGTCTCCAAAGTTCTTTGCAAGAGTTGTATCCGCTTGCTTTAGGCGGGACAGCAGTGGGCACAGGACTGAATGCACCCAAGGGATTTGATGTTGCTGTCGCTGACTACATTGCTCAATTTACAGGTCTGCCATTTGTGACTGCAGGCAATAAATTTGCCCAAATTGGTGCTCATGATGCCTTTGTGGCCTTGAGTGGAAGCCTGCGGTGTTTAGCTGTTTCACTCTATAAAATTGCCAATGACATTCGTTTACTCGCTTGTGGTCCACGTTGTGGTTTGAATGAGTTGAGTTTGCCTGCCAATGAACCCGGCTCATCGATCATGCCGGGCAAAGTGAACCCAACACAATGCGAAGCCTTAGCAATGGTCGCCGTGCAGGTCATGGGCTACGACGCTGCAGTTGCGTTTGCAGGGGCTAGTGGTTATTTAGAACTGAATGTCTATAAGCCGTTAATGGTTTACAACGTTCTGGAATCGATTCGAATCCTCTCGGATGCTAGTGATAACTTCCGGCGTTTCACTGTGGAAGGAATGACAGCAAATACTGACCAAATTAATACTTATTTAGAGCGATCGCTGATGTTAGTCACGGCACTCACACCTGCGATCGGATATGACCAAGCAGCTAAGGTTGCTAAGTATGCCTTTGAGAAAAATCTCAGTCTCAAGGAGGCTTGCTTGGAATTGGGCTGCATTAGTGCTGAAGAGTTTGACCGCTGGGTTGATCCAGCACAACTGGTTTAG
- a CDS encoding DUF1349 domain-containing protein — MQWLNEPPQWSVSEKQLTVQTASKTDFWRITHYDFIRDSGHFYFEAIAHDFIIEVKIRGDYHALYDQAGLMIRADDKHWIKTGIEFVDDVQNLSAVVTHDYSDWSMTPLLNPPEYLQLRVERRKSTIQLFYWHECSGYRPFRMTYLPNAEALQVGMMCASPEGNGFRTTFENYQVQRLS; from the coding sequence ATGCAATGGCTGAATGAGCCTCCTCAGTGGTCAGTTTCAGAGAAACAACTAACAGTTCAAACTGCTTCTAAGACAGACTTTTGGCGGATTACTCACTACGACTTTATTCGTGATAGCGGTCATTTCTATTTCGAGGCGATCGCTCACGACTTCATCATCGAAGTCAAAATTCGTGGTGACTATCATGCTCTCTACGACCAAGCTGGTCTAATGATTCGCGCTGATGATAAGCACTGGATTAAAACGGGGATTGAATTTGTAGATGATGTCCAAAATCTCAGTGCTGTTGTGACTCATGACTATTCTGACTGGTCAATGACTCCGCTCCTTAACCCACCTGAGTATCTGCAACTACGAGTTGAACGACGTAAATCAACAATTCAACTCTTTTACTGGCACGAGTGTTCAGGTTATCGCCCTTTCAGAATGACCTATCTACCAAATGCTGAAGCACTCCAAGTTGGTATGATGTGCGCTTCCCCAGAAGGCAATGGCTTTCGTACAACTTTTGAGAACTATCAAGTTCAGCGATTGAGTTAG
- a CDS encoding tetratricopeptide repeat protein, whose translation MVLGAPAIATVMAEPVQAAVPNPELDRLLEAASEAVKQRRWTEALGLYQQAQLLDGREARIASAIGYLYAELGDFRQAALSLERAIALDGQNAAFPFSLATAYANLGDYAAAERYYEQSLRLDSKRSEAYRGLATVQQRQGRLAAAINTYRRWQQVEPNNWQALNEIGKLYLQQRQFSEALQVLQAATRIAPREADLYSNLAIAQLGLKNPRAALTSLQSSLSLNPRNPSILLKAGDIYLVLGDREAANRNYRRAFELNRNSAKTLDRYTQVLLDQGDATLATVYLRDALRLEPRNPDFHLRLGLAYLARGLKSEAKASLSQAQLLYQQKGDREGQQQASTALKQL comes from the coding sequence ATGGTGCTTGGAGCCCCGGCGATCGCGACTGTTATGGCCGAGCCGGTTCAAGCGGCTGTCCCTAATCCAGAGCTGGATCGTCTCCTCGAAGCGGCGAGCGAAGCTGTCAAACAACGACGCTGGACTGAAGCCCTTGGTCTCTATCAGCAGGCACAATTACTCGATGGTCGCGAGGCGCGTATCGCTTCTGCAATCGGCTACCTCTATGCCGAACTCGGTGACTTTCGGCAGGCTGCACTGTCCCTAGAGCGGGCGATCGCTTTGGATGGACAAAACGCCGCTTTTCCCTTTAGCTTGGCCACGGCCTATGCCAACTTAGGCGACTATGCCGCTGCGGAGCGCTATTACGAGCAGTCATTACGGCTTGATAGCAAAAGGTCGGAAGCATATCGAGGTTTAGCCACAGTTCAGCAGCGTCAAGGCCGACTAGCAGCAGCCATCAATACCTATCGGCGCTGGCAACAAGTAGAGCCTAATAACTGGCAAGCGCTCAATGAAATTGGCAAGCTTTATCTTCAACAGCGACAGTTTTCCGAAGCCTTGCAAGTATTACAAGCAGCAACACGAATTGCACCACGAGAAGCTGACCTCTATTCCAACTTGGCGATTGCGCAACTTGGCCTGAAAAATCCTCGTGCTGCTCTGACTTCACTGCAATCTAGCCTGAGTCTAAATCCGCGCAATCCCAGCATTCTGCTCAAAGCGGGAGATATCTATCTTGTGTTGGGCGATCGCGAAGCAGCGAATCGCAACTATCGCCGTGCTTTTGAGTTAAATCGCAACTCTGCAAAAACCCTCGATCGCTATACTCAAGTCTTGCTCGATCAAGGCGATGCAACCCTGGCGACGGTCTACCTTCGCGATGCTTTGCGCCTAGAACCCCGCAATCCTGATTTCCACTTGCGTTTGGGTCTTGCATACTTAGCTCGGGGCTTGAAATCAGAGGCTAAAGCCTCACTCAGTCAAGCACAGTTGCTATATCAACAAAAAGGCGATCGCGAAGGACAGCAACAGGCTTCTACGGCCTTGAAACAACTTTAA